Genomic DNA from Candidozyma auris chromosome 1, complete sequence:
AGGGATATACtgaaaaacttgaagaaagaatccGTCAACTTGAAGCCGAGAATACAAAACTTCAGGGCCTCCTTGACATTCGGGATGAACAGTTGGCGATCAATTCATCCGTGGGGGAAACGACGAACGGTAGATCCGATACCGATCTGGATAGCCCCAGAACGAGTGAACCCAGGgctgcttcaagtcttctgAATCCACATTCCGTTTTACATACCCATACACATGGCGATGGCTGTGCTTGTTGTTCAGGCAACAACGCTCTACATGAAAGACCCGTCTCCCTAGCAGGCTCAGTGTATGGTGAGTCGGGGACTGTGTCTGTTCCGCCATCAGTGCTTAGCGGGGATGATGACGATACACACAGCTTATTGAGTCTAGAGGATCCTCTGTTCATGCACGAACCTGGTCTATCCTCTATAAGTCTGTTCATAGGTTTTTCAAATGGAGAGACCAGACCAGCTCCTGGTGCTTTCGCAGCAGCAACTGCCATTGAGCAAATGCACaaagtgaaaaattcgGAGCAGCAGAAGTTGGAAGACGAAAACAAGCAACAAATTTTGACCCAACTTCTAGCAGCCTCGATTCCTAGAAGTACGGAAGAGACCCTCTTTATTCCCACGCTCCTAGCTAAGGTATGCCAAGTATATGGCTATGGCTCAAGGCCAGCCATAATAACAGCAAATGCCATCGCGTCCCTCAAAGAGACACTTGATTCCCTGTCATTTCATCAGTCAAATGCGACTGAGGAAGATCACTTGATGTCACTTATTATGGACAGAACTAATATCACCACCCTTTCACATACTGACGCCGTCAAGTTTCTAGATCTTATTGGTCTACCCCCCAGAACAGAAACTGATCAACTTCTTACCCTATACTTCAAGGACTGGGGTTGTATAACGCCCTTGGTTAACAAAAGCgtttttctcaaaaactACCTAAAGCTCACTGAGATCTTTGATGACCGATCAATTGAGCCTACCTATGAGTACTCATATGAACTGACTGAGAAAGTTGGTGCTTTGATGGTACTCGTGTTGTCGTTTGGTATCCTATCTCAGAAATTTGAACTCATGAAATGTGAGGACCAAAGCCGGTTACACTCCAAAGTGACCATGCTTAGTCGCTACGATAAATTAATTCATGAGTTCATCAAACCAAATTGCATCATCACAAAGTTCTGCTCTCTACAATCACTACAGATTCTTGCGCTAGCACTTCAGTACTGCCTTGCTATTGGGGATGTCACTACTTGTTACGAACTTCGTGGCCGTGTTATTTCAATGGCTCAGCAACTTCGTTTGCATAGATGTCCCGCTGCAGTTTTGGGATTGAATGGTAGAGATATGAATAACGTGCACCTACAGAACTTCATGCAAGGTGAGCGTCGTATTATTTTTTGGTGCATCTACTGTCTTGATGCGTATGCATCATTGAATTTGGGTATCCCAAGACTTCTAAAGGACTACGAGATTGAATGCGCGATGCCATTCAGCGGTAAAAGCGACGATAACGAAGATGATAGAGATCATGAGAATATTTTGATCGTTAACAACACCAAATTGACCATCTTCGGTAAGGTTGCTAAAGGAGCTCTTTGTCTCATGCAATATTGTAAGGTGTTAGGCAACATCATGGATTCTATCTTCACAAGATCTGGTGATATCGATATCACAGAAGTTGCATTGGAAAAGGACAGGATACTCGaatgttggagaagagacCTTCCTTCAGAGTTGAAGTTTGATATTGATGTCAACGGATTCTCACTACGAGATCAATCAAACAATAAACTCAATGGTGGCATGGAAGGCACTAACTGGAGCATATACAGTAGTCATCagttggtgatgatatTCTTGTACTACCATGCCAAAGTGTTGATCTATTTGCCCATAATATCAAAGTTTGGCTATCATCACAATGTTGGCTTATCAATGAAAGAGAGACTTGCTCTGAAGCAAAGAGACGTGGCCAGCGTTATTTCCAGCATGACCATGATCCAGCAGTCATCTATTCAGATTCTTGAAGTGATGAAAAATATGTTTTCCAAAACGTCCTACATGATGCCTTTACCACTAAACATACCACGAGAGCAGGCTCGCTTTGCTTTGCTTGTCGCAAAGGGCTCCCTAGATTTTATTAAGGGTGGTTCGCTTCATCAGAATCTGAAGAACCTTCTTTTGGATACGCTTGCAGAGTTCAATCGCGAGGTCGACAAGCATATCCCTGGTGGACTAACTGTCAACTCCACCAAACTCCTCGAACTATCAATAATGTGCATACTAGGCATTACGCCGTCATTGAAAGGTAGTAAcaatttgagaaagaaggtCATGCTGGAAAGACCAATAATCAAGCAAGCTGTGATACGAGATTCCGCGTATACCAACGTGCAAGAAAATGCAAATGCTAATGGCAATAGCTCTAATCAAATGCTGGCTCTATCCGCTTTAAAGGCAGAGCCCGTTGATCAGGCAAGCCTCTCATTTTCAAACGATTACAGCACGATGGATCTCGCTAACTCGAATAGTGACTCCAATGGCTCATCGAATGAGGAAACccttgaagagcttttACATTTTAATCCATTTACTACGAACTATAGCAATCAGCTCACGACCACAGATTTTGCCGCCGACGGATCCCTCGGATTAGTGCCTTTCCTTAATGAGAACGCAGACGCCGATTTCCCGATGGAGGATGACCAGATGAGTGACCGTGcaggtgaagaaggcgGCGCATTCTCGTTTGGTTGGTAGTTCGGCGTCTTGGTACCGAGATCCGAGGTATAGGGTATGTAGTGCGGGTATTAATGGTGGACCACATACCGTATAATATGGGGTAGACCCCATGTAGCAAtacttctttgaagtcacTTTCAAGAGGCCACTGGCATGTCAACATTTGCTAAAATAGGCTTCCGCTCCCTGAACTACGAATCGTTTCGTCCCCACTATCCCTCGTCCTTTTATGACATCTTGGCGAATTACATTGAAAGCAGACATGTCCAAGAGACAGTTGATCTAGGATGCGGCACTGCAGTGGCAACGTTCCCGTTGCTAAAAATTTCGAACCATGTTCGTGGCATTGATTTGTCCCCTGCAATGATTAAGACTGCCaatgagttgaaggaggttAGACTCAAGCAATTGGGAGTTTCCGATTTTTCGAGGATTGATTTCGAGGTCAGCTCTGTAGACAACCTCCAAATAGAGAAAGAACTGCTTGATTTGCTTACAGCTGCCCAATGTATTCACTGGTTCGGCGACTTTGACAAGTTTTTTAGATCTGCTGCGAAGTACTTGAAACCAGGAGGAACTTTAGCATACTGGTACTACATTGACCCTGTATTTATTGGATTTAATGATTCAAGTCAAAATCGAGACTCAAAAGAGATATGTGAAAAGGCTAACAAGATTTACAGAAAGTACGCATACGACGATCCTAATTGGTTTGGCCGGTATTGGGAGCAACCAGGGCGTAACATTCTCAGAGACTTACTTGTGGAAGTGGACAACAAGATCCCTGAAGATCTTTTTACAGagatcaagatcaagaaaaccaacGCTGAATTTGGAATGAATTTTCATGAAGACGACCTTGAGTTGCAAAGGTCCGGCATTTCATTGTCTGATTTCGCCAAATACGTTCAGACTTTTGGCGCCGCCCACAACTACGCTGAAGCGCACGGTAAGAATAGTTTACAAAAATTCGAAGATAATATCATTGAGGATTTTGAGCGTGATCTCGGTTGGGACAGAGAAAAGACTACGGTCGATATCGCGTGGAGCACAGGCTATAGcttcatgaagaaaaggtgaagacaAGCTTATAAATAGACGGTGTTTGTAGTATAGAGAGCAGACTTTGTATACTTACGGTCCACTGAATTCGTGCTGCTTATTATGGCTGCGAACCATAGCCGCACTGTTAGAGAAATCCCCAAAAATTAGGTATTCATCAGTCTGCACCACCAGACCAACGCTTTTCATAATCACATTAGCCGAATAAACCCTGACAACCTTCACTAGACTACAATTCATGATTAATATTCCCAAattcatcttcaagcttgTGGGCTTTTCGTTCATTGTATGGGTTATTCTCTCTACTGCCGTTCCCCAGCTTTCCCTCAAGTACGAGAGTAAGGAGATTCAATCCAACCGCTTCCAAACCACAGCATACCCATACAGTTCACTCACGTCACCGAGTCCACAGCCAATCACAAACAGCAATGTGTATTATATCATAGGGCATCCGGATGACGAGGTTATGTTCTTTGCACCGTCACTATTAGAactttcaaagaagaagcacaacAATCGCGTCCATTTGATTTGTTTCTCTAAGGGAGATGCGGTGGATCCTTCTTTTGGTGGTATCAGATCAGAAGAGCTTAAAAGATCGGCGAGAATATTGGGAATTCCCGAATCCAGCGTAACgatcttggagaagtacGCAGATGGGATGAACGTTCAGTGGGATACAGTGGATATCAGCGCTAGTTTAAAtaaaatcatcaaggatTCACAGGCAACACTCATTACCTTCGATGAACAGGGAGTATCCAATCATCCAAATCATATATCATTATATCACGGAGCCCGAGACTTCTATGCCAACGCGCTTAGGAGAAGATCCGCACAAAATAAGCTTTACGTGCTTAGGACCCTAAATTTCTGGGAGAAGTATTCATTCACTCTTCTTTCCAATGTTGAGTTGTTTGTGGACTTGATCTCGAAgcattttttgaacaacCTCTTAAAGTTGAACGTGAACGTCAGCTTTTTCAATCAGGTATCTCGTGAAAAAGTTCCATCGATAAGATTTTACTCTGACTTGAACATGCTAAGTGTGTCATATGCTGCTATGGCATACGGACACTTTTCCCAAATGGTATGGTTCCGCTACGGGTGGCTACTATTTAGTAGGTACCTCACATATAACCTTTTAATACAAGTGATATAGTTCATGATCACTTCATATAGCATTATAGATTAGAAATCAATACATCATTTCATCagaagtttttgaaacCAAACTGTTTTTGACACCAGTTTGCACCATGCTCGAAATAATCTTGCTTCGAGATGgagatctcttcaaaaagattgtCGTTGACTAAAGACGCACCACCATACCATGCCACTTCATTGAGCTTGCGGTTTTGCGGAAGGCTCCTTACTTCCCAATTGACAGGGAGCTCCTTTTTGAGTTCGGCAATTAGACGCTCAGGGAGGTTAGGTATGTAGCTGCTACCACCCACGATATTTATATTGGCCAGAAGCAAAGGTCTAGCAGCTTCTGGACAGGAGTAAATTGATTCCACCACCAAGTCCGTTAGACTCTTGAAATTTGCATTCTGAATCATTGGTGAGTTCGAAAGACTATTATTATCAAGCATTATCTCTGGATGAAAGTAGGACTCAGGAATAGTAAatctttcatcaaacaACTTCAAGGTTTGCGCATCAGCACTGGGACTTTGATCCTCCGATTTGACGTAACCTGTGAACGTGGTTTTGAAGTCTGGAAGGACAAATTCACACTTGTATTTAAGCTTCTTATTCAAAGCAGCTCCAAAATTATCAGCGACGAACATAGTCTTTTCCTTGAGTGTATTTAAAAGAATGGGCTCATCTGTAATATCGTAATGCCTGAAGGAAGTTGTTTCCCTTAGTAGCCCGTTGAGGTGACGACCGCCAATGGGGAGCTTTTTTATGCCTTTCCAATACGGAACCTGATATAAGACTGGAACTACCCAAGTCGAGCTGAATCCGCAATCGACAACGATTGTAAAATCTAGAGGTTTGTCTCCACCGTTCCAAGGAATCAAAGATTGAGGTATGCACCTATAGTATTCGCCAAATCCGTATTCCTCAAATACAATGAGGTCTGTGTTCATAGATAGTTGAGGAAGCTGAAAGGGTGTCTCTGTGAGGGTCAAGTGAATATTCAGTAGGTCAAGCTCCTTTTGAGGAGATAGCTGATCAAATGTATAGTCCCATAAAGTCTTCTCAACCTCCCAGGAGGTCAAGTGGCCCAGATCGTGGGGTCGCCTGAAGTTAATCCCAGAATAAAGGTTTGTATGTGAGAGATAGTCGTTGCCGACGTATATGACACCATCACGAGCTTTGGCCAAGGCGTTTTGAATGACGAGCGGCGAATCCAGTGTATTGAATCCAGCTTTTATCTCGTAGGAACCATTATCAAGCACAACGTGTTGTTTCGTCATGGTGGTTGAACAAGAATGCCCTTCCTGTTTACTATGTGATCAGGAGTGCAGGATTCTGGcagatggctgcaacaagTAGGTCAAAAACCTTGGAGAATTAAACTCAAATAATCGCTTCTAGAAAGAAGTCAAGAAgacattcttcttggttCATTCTACCAAGCCGTGATGATCTATTACATTATTTCTtgtcttttcaaaaatatGCCCCGAGAAGAGCCACAGTGAGTATGCCACAATTCACTGAGTATGCATGACAAAGAGTGAAAGAAAACATATGTTTTTCACTAGCATTTCCAAAAATAATGACAATGATAATTAACAAAATATCACTTCGGATATCCCAGTGATGATAAGCGCAACTTGAATCTCGACTCATACGGGCCACATGAATTAGCTTTGGGGAGAACTCACGAAGGAGCATCTTCGCGAAAGTTGCAAATTCGTTTCCATCCCACATATCTCATTGAACTTCAAgctgtttcttcaagttcagTCAAAGTGTATTCTCATATTACGTCACTTAATTTTCAAAGCCTTGCATTCATTTTCCAATACTGGCACCTACTTATTTTGACTTCCGTGCATTCATTTGTTCGGCACGTTGCGAATGAGACAGACGGTATGCCGCTTCTCAGACAGGTCTCAGCTCATTATCCCTGGTACATATACAAGTGCAGTGCCCATCTCCACCCCACCTTTTGCATTAACACGGTGAAACAAACGTTCCAGGACTAATACTTGCCtgagcttcaaaaaaaaaaaaaaaaaaagagtaAAGACTAGTCGTCTTCTATTTCAGACTACAGTTTACAATATGACTCTTCTCTCCAGAGTGCTCAATCACAACTCTGAGAAGACGAGGCCTCCACTTTCCCCGAGGACGCTGGCGTCCAATATCAAGAGCCCTCGTGTGAAGCTTTCGATAACTTTAGAATCTCCTCCTGTCGTCTTGTATGGTCAGCCTCATGAATCGTCCGGCTCCATTGTTTCTGGCGTGCTACGCATGGAGGTGCTCCCTTACCAGAGAGGCACCGACAGTCCCAAGAAAACTCCAGACTCTCTCACTCCGGTATCTTCAGTGGGAAGTGTTGGTACAGACTCTGAAGTTGAGCTCACCTCGGTGACGCTTCTGCTTGTTCAGACTATGCGCTACACCAAGCCTTTCCAGATTCCATCGGGATCGGTGGCGTCATGTAAATCATGTGCTACAAAGCGAAACACTTTGGCCAGGTGGGATGTTTTAATTGAGCCTGCTACTTTCGCTGTTGGGATCCACGCCTATCCCTTttcacatcttcttcctggTCTGCTCGCCGCATCCACAAAATTAGGCACCAACCAGTCACACTCATATATAAAGTACGACATTATAGCAGTGGCTGTGGCCGgatcaaagaaaatcacTGCTCTGCTACCATTGTGTGTGCTGAGGTCTATTCTACGAGGCCCAGATCGAAACTCTCTTCGAGTATTTCCTCCTACTGATGTAACTGCCAGCGCTGTGTTGCCGAACGTCATATATCCGAAGTCAACGTTTCCCATTGAGCTACGATTAAATAATATCGTGAGTTCAAAACAAGACCGGCGCTGGCGAATGAGAAAACTCACGTGGAAGTTAGAGGAAAACACCAAAGTACGTGCGTCTGTCTGTTCGAAGCATGAAAATAAATTACAACTCACGAAGGAGCTGCAAAGGCAAGCTCAACTCAGCAGACTAAAGTCAGGATTACAAGAAAATAAGACCTCGGgtcttcatcatctgaCAGTACAAACTTCGATGCGTCTTGAGACACCTCCTTCACAGATGTTTAGAGCTGCAGACGCAGCGGCAGCCATCGAAGCTACTGAATCTGGAAATCGTGATATCGATGAACAGCCTGAGATCGACGAAGGTGTACCCAATAGACCTATTGACGAGGCTCTAAATTTTGATCTGGACTTTTCTCGTCTTAGAGCGACACCAACGAGCCCTGGAACACAATCACCTTCCAATGCAAATGCGAGCGGGTCAGCAAATACGCCCTCTCAGGCCGACAGAATAAGACCTATGCCCAGTCATCCATTCACTAATAATCATCGCACGACAGTTGATGATTTACGTCCCCTGTCCACAAATAGAAGACTGTCAGATTCAGGGATGCCACAAGAAGAGCTCTATCTTGACGAGCTAAGAGTTGTTTCCCATGGCGAAATAAAGTCAGGCTGGAAATCCGACTTTCTGGGTAAAGGACGTattgagcttgttgcaGAGATCTCGGCCATGGAGTGCTCGACGGGAATGCAAAGACATGTCACGCAAGCTTCTTCTACTGATCCTAAGCAAGACGAGACACAAGAAGGTTTACGTAATGGAGCCAACATATCGTGTGATATTGACGACCCTGCTTTAGGCGTGTTCGTCAACCATCTTTTGGTTGTGGAGGTTGTCGTTGCCGAGGAACTCATTCATGTTGCTAGGCAAAAGGCCCAGGGCGACAGTCTAACCCCTATCGACTCGTCAACTTCCATTAATTCGACAATGAATGTAAGGGAAACCCAGGTTGGTGTTCCCACTGGAGCTGCTCGTGTATTAAGAATGCAATTCAAGATGAATGTCACGGAGAGATCAGGACTTGGGATAGCTTGGGACGATGAAGTACCTCCCATGTACGAGGATGTCAGGGCATTGAGCCCTCCTACTTATCTGAGGCTGGCTACTGATACACCACTTCTGAGTTACACTGCCACACCCGTTACAAGTTCCAGACAAACACCAGCTATTTTGTACGGAGAAGGTGAGACGCCGGGGTTGGCTGCTTTCAATAGTAATTCCTTAATTATGAACAGCGATCTTAGCGATTTGGACGAGCAAGTTCAAGACTTCCGACTTTGAGAATGCATTTGGGCGTGGCTGCGAATGGTCTAGATGTGTGAGGCGTGTTAGTAAGACAGCCGTGACAAGGCTGAAGAATATGACGAAGCTTTTTACTAAAGGCAATTTACCTTTTGAGAATATCAAAATCAGTCAGCACCAGCTTGTTATCTCGAGTTATCTCACGGTGAAAACGGCTCCATTGGGATCAGTAAAGACAATAATGTGCCTGCGAATAGTCTTAGTGTGATGCGTCAGTTACACACTCCTCCGTAGAGCCGTGCGATAACCTCGTGCAACACGACAAGTCTATCAGCCGTAGATAACAAGCTACATTCAGCATCAGTTAACGAAGGCATCATCTTGAACTTCGATATACACTATCTAAAAAGCAGAATTCACACCTTATCCCCTTAACAGATTTACGAAATCACCACATTGTCTGGTCCAATTAGTAAATCATCCTGCACTTGACCCTCTCAAGATCTGTAGGAATCCAACTGCTGGGAAGGCTGGCGACGCAATACACCCAGCTTTAACAGTTACATAAAGCGTTATACAATTATACATATATTTTTAATCGGTTTAAGAACGAATCAACTAGGTTTGAGCTGTCAGGTTACCCCATAACCAAAATTTGGCTACAGATCGAAGTCGAACATTTAgttgaatttcttctcctcatccCTGGCCGCCAATGATGCACTCCCAAAGCAAGAGACAGCAGCCGCTATTCCATCTAGAGGAAGATTTTGACAATCCACGAAGGTCAAGTGTGGGGAAGAAACCTCCCTCAATAAtaacctcttcttcgaagcTAAATCCACTGCTATCGAGAACAGCTTCCAATCAAACAGACTTCACAAACATCAATAGTGTTTTACAGTTCCCCATCGAAAACTCCCACTCCTATTCATATGCGCATTTGTCGCCCAACTCCTTAGCTCTCCGGCTCAATGTTTTGAAAAGGTCTTTGgaaattttgaaggagaggCCAAAATGGTTTAGGGCCATGAATCATGAGGCCCCAAACAACagtgacgaggaagatggCGCGTCAGAACTCACTGTTCCGGACGATAGGAAAGGAGAGAATGGTTTCCGTTCTCTGTCTGCCCGTAAGATTTACCATGACGCTTCTAGGAACGCAAGCGGTGAAAGCATACTACTTCACTCCgatcgtcatcttcatcctgACCGTTGTAATATACGTTCagatgcttcttctgccgCATTATCGGCGCTTTTCAGGCCCAAGATGTCGCGAGCAGATAGCTTACCCATCTCGAGATTAAGTTCTGCTGGACTGATCAGGCAGGAGAGGTCCCCCATCAACAATAAATATTCGTCCTggaaacaagaagaggcGAAAATACTCAAAGAGATTTCTTCACCTAGTGACACAATGTTGAGTGACGACCTCAAAGATCTCattctgcttcttgaaaacgATACATCAGAACTTGACAATAACACAGAGATAGCATCGACACTTCACGACTTGTCCCTTTCGTCAGGGGAACATGACTTGAAGACAAAGCAAAATATGTTGAAGTCAAAACTTCTCCTCGCCTTGGCTACTCCTTTTGTCGAATCTGCCTCCCTGACCACTTCGCTTTTGAGCTCAAACACCCCCGACACGGCGGCACTGTCTGCACCTATACCTACTGCATCTACTACATCATTGAACTTGTTAAACAGCATCAATCTGCCCCAGACCTCTTCAGCAGGAAGCCGACCATTTCATGTTCTCTCACTGGGGAAACATTCTTCACCGCAATCCGTTTTCACGGTGGAGGACACCAATCCgtggaagttgaaggcCGCAAATGATTTGGCTTGCTTGATGTTTGGTGTACTGAAAAGTATGATCAAGAACCTCACATTGATGGATCTTATTGCACCACAATTCAGGTACTTCGTTACagaaaaattgaccaaagCAATGACCACCTCTGTAGAAAATGAGGGTTTCACCAAGCTGTCTATCATCTTTGCTGGAGAAATAATTGCCATATCGCGTCAAGCGGATCATGATTTTGCTTGGACATCCATGTGggcaaaaaagagaggaaaCTTGATAATCTGCATGTTTGAGCAAATTCCGTGTGATGCTTTCGACATCGTGGTTCTGTGTGATAAAAGTTCATATCCACAGGCTCACTATGGGCTAATGTCAGTGCAAGAAATAGCAGGAAAGCTCGTCAATCCTCATTGGCATGACCTGGAGAAATCTTTGAAGGATATTTCAGAAACTTTAGATCAGGAACTTGCGTCTCTGGCTGCTAGCCACGAACGCGAAACTGATGACTGTGATTATCGAGACAGTAATAAAATCAACAGAATTCGATACTTCACTTTACAAGTCCGAGATGACAATATCCCTTGTGCTGTCACATCTTATCCGCTTGAGATTGATGATAACAAATACGAGATCAAGCTCAAGGTCCATTCCATGCCTTACATAGCAGGTATGTTTGTTGTCAGGTTTGGTGACTACGAGATACTCTCTAGCAACAACGCAATTGCAAACAATTTATTTGGAAAGTCATCAGAGGAGATTTTAAATCACAGCATAGATGAAATTATTCCggatttttcaaaaattctCAATGCTGGTTTAAGAGACCAAGCTGAGCCCATCAGTATTGTCCCTGGTTTAGTCCTTCCCGAACATTTCTTCAGAAAATATGATGCCGTACTAAAACACAGATCAAAGGGGGAGTTGACTATGGAagagctctttttcaagtctAAAGGTATTGCCGGCGTCCACAGAGATGGAAAGAAACTCTGCATAGACGTTCAACTTCGTGTCATTCTGAATGATGTGTTTGTTTTGTGGGTAACCTACTCAAGGCATTCCAAAGACATCGCAAGTGAACTCGACAAACTCACAAGAAGTACTTCTTCGAAGTCGTTGAGTAGTAGTCCTAAGCAA
This window encodes:
- the CAT8 gene encoding DNA-binding transcription factor CAT8: MSPEALEPPKGSDAKRSKGKKSKTHLDPSKTITAPGTSVPRIAQACDRCRAKKSKCDGKRPACSACAAVGIKCVVSDKLSRRAFPKGYTEKLEERIRQLEAENTKLQGLLDIRDEQLAINSSVGETTNGRSDTDSDSPRTSEPRAASSLSNPHSVLHTHTHGDGCACCSGNNALHERPVSLAGSVYGESGTVSVPPSVLSGDDDDTHSLLSLEDPSFMHEPGLSSISSFIGFSNGETRPAPGAFAAATAIEQMHKVKNSEQQKLEDENKQQILTQLLAASIPRSTEETLFIPTLLAKVCQVYGYGSRPAIITANAIASLKETLDSSSFHQSNATEEDHLMSLIMDRTNITTLSHTDAVKFLDLIGLPPRTETDQLLTLYFKDWGCITPLVNKSVFLKNYLKLTEIFDDRSIEPTYEYSYESTEKVGALMVLVLSFGILSQKFELMKCEDQSRLHSKVTMLSRYDKLIHEFIKPNCIITKFCSLQSLQILALALQYCLAIGDVTTCYELRGRVISMAQQLRLHRCPAAVLGLNGRDMNNVHLQNFMQGERRIIFWCIYCLDAYASLNLGIPRLLKDYEIECAMPFSGKSDDNEDDRDHENILIVNNTKLTIFGKVAKGALCLMQYCKVLGNIMDSIFTRSGDIDITEVALEKDRILECWRRDLPSELKFDIDVNGFSLRDQSNNKLNGGMEGTNWSIYSSHQLVMIFLYYHAKVLIYLPIISKFGYHHNVGLSMKERLASKQRDVASVISSMTMIQQSSIQILEVMKNMFSKTSYMMPLPLNIPREQARFALLVAKGSLDFIKGGSLHQNSKNLLLDTLAEFNREVDKHIPGGLTVNSTKLLELSIMCILGITPSLKGSNNLRKKVMSERPIIKQAVIRDSAYTNVQENANANGNSSNQMSALSALKAEPVDQASLSFSNDYSTMDLANSNSDSNGSSNEETLEELLHFNPFTTNYSNQLTTTDFAADGSLGLVPFLNENADADFPMEDDQMSDRAGEEGGAFSFGW
- a CDS encoding N-acetylglucosaminylphosphatidylinositol deacetylase; translated protein: MINIPKFIFKLVGFSFIVWVILSTAVPQLSLKYESKEIQSNRFQTTAYPYSSLTSPSPQPITNSNVYYIIGHPDDEVMFFAPSLLELSKKKHNNRVHLICFSKGDAVDPSFGGIRSEELKRSARILGIPESSVTILEKYADGMNVQWDTVDISASLNKIIKDSQATLITFDEQGVSNHPNHISLYHGARDFYANALRRRSAQNKLYVLRTLNFWEKYSFTLLSNVELFVDLISKHFLNNLLKLNVNVSFFNQVSREKVPSIRFYSDLNMLSVSYAAMAYGHFSQMVWFRYGWLLFSRYLTYNLLIQVI
- the FUN31 gene encoding serine/threonine protein kinase; translation: MMHSQSKRQQPLFHLEEDFDNPRRSSVGKKPPSIITSSSKLNPSLSRTASNQTDFTNINSVLQFPIENSHSYSYAHLSPNSLALRLNVLKRSLEILKERPKWFRAMNHEAPNNSDEEDGASELTVPDDRKGENGFRSSSARKIYHDASRNASGESILLHSDRHLHPDRCNIRSDASSAALSALFRPKMSRADSLPISRLSSAGSIRQERSPINNKYSSWKQEEAKILKEISSPSDTMLSDDLKDLISLLENDTSELDNNTEIASTLHDLSLSSGEHDLKTKQNMLKSKLLLALATPFVESASSTTSLLSSNTPDTAASSAPIPTASTTSLNLLNSINSPQTSSAGSRPFHVLSSGKHSSPQSVFTVEDTNPWKLKAANDLACLMFGVSKSMIKNLTLMDLIAPQFRYFVTEKLTKAMTTSVENEGFTKSSIIFAGEIIAISRQADHDFAWTSMWAKKRGNLIICMFEQIPCDAFDIVVSCDKSSYPQAHYGLMSVQEIAGKLVNPHWHDSEKSLKDISETLDQELASSAASHERETDDCDYRDSNKINRIRYFTLQVRDDNIPCAVTSYPLEIDDNKYEIKLKVHSMPYIAGMFVVRFGDYEILSSNNAIANNLFGKSSEEILNHSIDEIIPDFSKILNAGLRDQAEPISIVPGLVLPEHFFRKYDAVLKHRSKGELTMEELFFKSKGIAGVHRDGKKLCIDVQLRVISNDVFVLWVTYSRHSKDIASELDKLTRSTSSKSLSSSPKQRSNSDVLNNDLPSQLRLFPENENDLIELGSTSSEISRANSTRRPKKASTFSIPVTYMDHNYERSTSERSNLYAYRAASTGKSQGSESSNDRDRIDGVDSEPSSYTETSTDQRCHHFTEEELLRIENDVLSQKMKLSKEWPKAVGAKRRTKKFDEFKVLKKLGEGAYGKVVLAEHKEDHAYQIIIKCIDKQRILVDTWVRDRQLGTIPSEIQVMATLNNEPHPNIMRIIDYFEDPNYYYLETPIFGDPPAIDLFDYIEVKKDMSEIECQYIFTQIVNAIYHLHKNGIVHRDIKDENVIVDERGIIKLIDFGSAGYVRSGPFDVFVGTIDYASPEVLRGEKYEGKPQDIWALGILLYTMIYKENPFYNVDEIMEGDLRVPYVLSDASLALIKKILVRDINLRPTITDIIEDKWLDI